The nucleotide sequence ATTCACCATTTGGCATCTTTCTAGATGGCATAGCCACAAACATACCTTTTTGACCATCGATAACCTTCAACCCATGAATAACAAAACTTCCATCCAATGTGATGTCTGCATAAGCCTTTAACTTTAATTCGTTTTCATTTTTTACCGTTCTCAGTCTTACATCTGTAATATTCATTTTTAGTACTCTCCTTTTTAGTTTATTCAAAGAAAACTACATATTTCAACTTTGCAGCCCTCCATTGTTGTTTTTATTTTGTCATAAATTCGATCTATATTATCTTTTTCTACAAAAGTATAATAACAACTACCACTACCAGACATATGAAACTTTATACCTTGAGCTTTTCCTAATTTTTCTAAATTTTTTCTGAATTCGATTATATTTTTATCCTCTAATAACAGTCCCTGTTCCAAATG is from Psychrilyobacter atlanticus DSM 19335 and encodes:
- the spoVG gene encoding septation regulator SpoVG — protein: MNITDVRLRTVKNENELKLKAYADITLDGSFVIHGLKVIDGQKGMFVAMPSRKMPNGEFKDIAHPITPDLRRVLTEIVIKKYNETMEEIQHKEEIDPVED